Sequence from the Amycolatopsis sp. NBC_00345 genome:
CGACGTGATGGCGTTCTTCCGGACTGCCACCGGAAACCTGGTCGAGGCGGCCGGGGCGGCGGGCGTGGGGCACTACGTCGCGCTGTCGGTGGTCGGGAGCGACCGGCTGCCCGAAGCCGGTTACCTGCGGGCGAAGGTGGTGCAGGAAGACCTGATCAAGCAGTCGGGCATCCCGTTCTCGCTCGTGCGCGCCACGCAGTTCTTCGAGTTCGTCGGCGGCATCGCCGACTCGTCCGCCGAGGGCACCACGGTCCGGCTCCCGGGCGCGGGCGTGCAGCCGATCGCGGCCGCGGACGTGGCCGCGGTGGTGGCGCGGACCGCGGCCGGCGAGCCGCTCGGCGGCACGGTCGAGATCGCCGGCCCGGAAGTGTTCGGAATGGACGAATGGGTCCGCACGGGCCTGGCCTTCCGCCACGACGCGCGCGAGGTCGTGACCGACGCCGAAGCCCGCTACTTCGGTGCGAAGCCAGGCAAAGACGGTCTGCTGCCCGGCCCGGGCGCCCAGCTGTCCGAGACCCGTTTCGCGGACTGGCTCCCGGTTAACCCGCCGGTGAAGTGATGCTGGGGAGGCCGGTCTCGCGGCCGGCCTCCCCACGGGCGGTCAGGGGCGAGGCGCGCGACGGTCCCGCCGCTGCTCCAGCTCCTCCGCGCTGACCGGGACGAGCATCGGCTGGCCGGGCGCGCAGAACATGGTCACCACGAAGGCGGACTCGGCGTCGGCGAGATTGTTGCCGTCCTGGTAGTGGATGACGTCGTAACCCGGCTCCCAGAAGGCCTCGCCGGCCTTGACCACGCGCTGCGGCTCGCCTTCGAGCTCGAAGATGATCTCGCCCTTGACGACGTAGCCGAAGGCCGGACCGGAGTGACGGTGCGGCGGCGCGCCCTCGCTGCCGGGCGGCAGGGTGACCAGGATCGT
This genomic interval carries:
- a CDS encoding cupin domain-containing protein produces the protein MSTAHSHHLENPGSTTPPPRIDLVATVPGAPPMPAGAEAMTILVTLPPGSEGAPPHRHSGPAFGYVVKGEIIFELEGEPQRVVKAGEAFWEPGYDVIHYQDGNNLADAESAFVVTMFCAPGQPMLVPVSAEELEQRRDRRAPRP
- a CDS encoding SDR family oxidoreductase; amino-acid sequence: MKIVVVGGTGLIGSQVVRRLTEHGHEAVAASPASGVDTITGEGLKEVLQGARVVVDVSNSPSFADDDVMAFFRTATGNLVEAAGAAGVGHYVALSVVGSDRLPEAGYLRAKVVQEDLIKQSGIPFSLVRATQFFEFVGGIADSSAEGTTVRLPGAGVQPIAAADVAAVVARTAAGEPLGGTVEIAGPEVFGMDEWVRTGLAFRHDAREVVTDAEARYFGAKPGKDGLLPGPGAQLSETRFADWLPVNPPVK